The Nitrospira tepida genome includes a window with the following:
- a CDS encoding ribbon-helix-helix protein, CopG family yields the protein MFGIRLPDSLMKEIKHLAVDEGKPMNELVEEGLRDLMKKYREKRRESR from the coding sequence ATGTTCGGGATTCGCCTACCTGATTCCCTGATGAAAGAAATCAAGCACCTGGCCGTCGATGAGGGAAAACCGATGAATGAACTCGTTGAGGAAGGGCTAAGGGATTTGATGAAGAAGTACCGGGAAAAGCGGCGCGAGAGCCGCTGA
- the istB gene encoding IS21-like element helper ATPase IstB, which translates to MNPAQLERLREQLTRLRLLKSRERLDALLQEAAAKDLSYADFLDQVLSEEVTAKAEKNITMRTSLARFPFVKSLEVFDFAYQPSLDKKQIQQVATCHFIEHGENLVILGPPGVGKSHLAIGLGLKAIERGYRVLFTTAAAMIATLTRALTENRLEDKLKLYTIPRLLIIDEIGYLPIDRTGANLFFQLISRRYEKGPMILTSNQSFGAWGEVFGDRVLATAILDRVLHHAITINIRGHSYRLKEKLKAGLVRVEEAATTT; encoded by the coding sequence ATGAACCCGGCGCAACTGGAACGGCTCCGTGAACAGCTGACGCGGCTGCGGCTCCTGAAGAGCCGCGAGCGGCTCGACGCCCTCTTACAGGAGGCGGCGGCCAAGGACCTGTCGTATGCGGACTTCCTCGATCAGGTCCTCAGTGAAGAAGTGACCGCCAAAGCGGAGAAGAACATTACGATGCGCACCAGTCTCGCGCGGTTTCCGTTTGTGAAGAGTCTGGAGGTCTTCGACTTCGCCTACCAGCCGTCGCTGGATAAGAAGCAGATCCAGCAAGTGGCCACCTGCCACTTCATCGAGCACGGCGAGAATCTCGTGATCTTGGGGCCGCCCGGGGTCGGCAAAAGCCACCTGGCCATCGGGCTGGGGCTCAAAGCGATCGAGCGAGGCTATCGGGTGTTGTTCACGACGGCCGCCGCCATGATCGCCACACTGACTCGAGCCCTGACGGAGAATCGGCTGGAGGACAAGCTGAAGCTCTACACGATCCCGCGGTTACTGATCATCGATGAGATCGGCTATCTGCCCATTGACCGCACCGGGGCCAACTTGTTTTTCCAACTCATCTCGCGTCGCTACGAGAAGGGGCCGATGATTCTCACCAGTAACCAGAGTTTCGGGGCCTGGGGGGAGGTCTTCGGGGACCGGGTGCTGGCGACCGCGATCCTGGATCGGGTCCTGCACCACGCCATCACCATCAATATCCGTGGTCATTCGTACCGGCTCAAGGAGAAACTTAAAGCCGGTTTGGTGCGCGTCGAAGAAGCCGCCACGACCACGTAA
- the istA gene encoding IS21 family transposase → MGLDETGASAIMRAQGDQSGEACMVDQERWAEIRRLFHEERVSISAIGRRLDLDRKTVRRSLRQTTWHPYRRAAVAETLLTAHADFVRTRAPQVGYSARILYQELRASRSYTGSYETVKRCVAPLREVQLQAERALLRFETPPGQQSQIDWGQATVPFRTGPVVVHVFVLTLGFSRRGFYHACADERLAQFLEAHERAFAHFGGHTREHLYDRPRTVCYADETGRRLWNPTFKAFADYWGFEPRVCRPYRAQTKGKVESGVKYVKRNFLPGRTFVDVVDFQAQLDEWNVTIADQRLHGTTHERPIARFEREREHLVPLAGQRGFQQEARVSRIVAEDYLVSFDTNRYSVPFRLIGQRVEAQRRGDTIHIFHRDREVATHPVLPGRHQFRILPEHGPGASARIARQRRSTLSELATHPGAVPEVEVRDLACYEAVCGSAAAHEVQP, encoded by the coding sequence ATGGGACTTGACGAGACGGGAGCGTCGGCGATCATGCGTGCCCAGGGGGACCAATCTGGGGAGGCATGCATGGTGGATCAGGAGCGATGGGCGGAGATTCGACGGTTGTTTCACGAGGAGCGGGTGTCCATTTCAGCGATTGGGCGGCGGTTGGATCTGGATCGCAAGACGGTCCGGCGCAGTCTGCGGCAGACGACGTGGCACCCCTATCGCCGGGCAGCGGTGGCGGAGACGCTGCTCACCGCCCATGCCGACTTTGTGCGGACCCGCGCCCCGCAGGTGGGGTACTCGGCGCGGATTCTCTACCAGGAACTGCGGGCGAGCCGGAGCTACACCGGCAGTTATGAGACGGTGAAGCGGTGTGTGGCGCCGCTGCGCGAGGTCCAGCTGCAAGCGGAGCGGGCCCTCCTCCGCTTTGAGACCCCGCCGGGGCAGCAAAGTCAGATTGATTGGGGCCAGGCCACCGTGCCCTTCCGCACCGGTCCCGTCGTGGTGCACGTGTTCGTGCTCACCTTAGGGTTCAGTCGCCGCGGCTTCTATCACGCGTGTGCCGATGAGCGCCTGGCGCAATTTCTGGAGGCCCATGAACGGGCCTTTGCCCATTTCGGCGGGCACACCCGCGAGCATCTCTATGATCGTCCGCGCACCGTGTGCTATGCGGATGAGACCGGCCGACGCCTCTGGAATCCCACGTTCAAAGCCTTTGCCGACTATTGGGGCTTTGAGCCCCGCGTGTGTCGGCCCTACCGGGCGCAGACCAAAGGCAAAGTGGAATCGGGCGTGAAGTATGTGAAGCGGAACTTTCTGCCCGGGCGGACGTTTGTCGACGTGGTGGACTTCCAGGCCCAGCTCGACGAATGGAACGTGACGATCGCCGACCAGCGCCTGCACGGCACGACTCATGAGCGACCGATCGCGCGGTTTGAGCGAGAACGCGAGCACCTCGTGCCACTGGCGGGCCAGCGCGGCTTCCAGCAGGAGGCGCGGGTCTCGCGGATCGTGGCTGAAGACTATCTGGTCAGCTTCGACACGAATCGGTATTCCGTGCCCTTCCGCCTGATTGGGCAACGGGTTGAGGCGCAACGGCGGGGCGACACCATCCATATCTTCCATCGCGACCGCGAGGTGGCCACCCATCCCGTGTTACCCGGCCGCCACCAATTCCGCATTCTGCCGGAGCACGGCCCCGGCGCCAGTGCCCGCATTGCGCGCCAGCGCCGGTCAACCCTGAGCGAACTGGCCACTCACCCCGGTGCGGTCCCGGAGGTCGAAGTGCGGGATCTGGCGTGCTACGAGGCGGTGTGCGGGAGCGCGGCGGCGCACGAGGTGCAGCCATGA
- a CDS encoding BACON domain-containing protein: MTFSGTTGGSNPASKTITVTNPGTGTLTWAVVDNANWLTATQCGSTITAAVNLSRVADGTYNGVITVSAASATNTP, from the coding sequence CTGACATTCAGCGGGACCACCGGCGGAAGTAACCCCGCATCCAAGACCATCACAGTCACGAACCCGGGGACCGGGACCCTCACCTGGGCCGTCGTGGACAATGCGAACTGGCTCACCGCCACGCAATGCGGCAGCACCATCACGGCGGCCGTTAACCTCTCCAGGGTGGCAGACGGGACCTACAATGGAGTGATCACCGTCTCGGCCGCCAGCGCAACCAATACCCCATAG
- a CDS encoding DUF433 domain-containing protein, producing the protein MKTDLLQRITIEPGKCGGRPCIRGMRIRVQDILDMLAAGTSEDEILRDYPYLEREDIRAAMAYAAAYLNHSIVPARTG; encoded by the coding sequence ATGAAGACCGACCTTCTCCAACGCATTACCATTGAACCGGGCAAGTGCGGCGGCCGCCCCTGTATTCGCGGTATGCGCATTCGTGTCCAGGATATACTGGATATGCTGGCAGCGGGCACGTCCGAGGACGAGATCTTGCGCGATTATCCTTACCTGGAGCGTGAGGACATCCGAGCCGCCATGGCCTACGCCGCCGCCTATCTGAATCACAGTATCGTGCCTGCGCGGACTGGATGA
- a CDS encoding DUF5615 family PIN-like protein — protein MKFLVDASLPPGLATWLRKKAHEAIYVSDQPGLNLDDRAVFEFARRHGYIIMTKDEDFAVLATLVAQPASVVWLRLGNATNSSRRNWLGPLLPEIMQRLAGWGNTHRSGMTRSS, from the coding sequence ATGAAGTTCCTCGTGGACGCCAGCCTGCCACCCGGTCTCGCCACCTGGCTCCGCAAAAAGGCACATGAGGCGATCTATGTCAGCGATCAGCCTGGCTTGAATCTCGATGACCGCGCCGTTTTCGAGTTCGCCCGGCGGCACGGATACATCATCATGACGAAAGATGAGGACTTTGCGGTTCTCGCCACACTCGTCGCTCAGCCAGCGTCGGTGGTCTGGTTGCGATTGGGCAACGCCACGAACTCCTCGCGCAGGAACTGGTTAGGACCGCTCTTGCCCGAGATCATGCAACGTCTTGCTGGGTGGGGAAACACTCATCGAAGTGGTATGACGCGTTCCTCCTGA
- a CDS encoding acyl-CoA dehydrogenase family protein, with protein MAQLFKGLEKIEEAREKLTGRSFMAGLYEGRPDFELLLPPDEPPEERAAGEAFCKTIEVFLTSQVDPDEIERTAKIPPHVLQGLFALGAFGMKIPKEYGGLGFSYTNYGRVLTLIAGWSNILALTVAVPQSIGIAMPVLLFGSEEQKKTYLPLVAREQLSAFALTEPVTGSDAANIQTEAILNEAGDAFIVNGQKLWCTNGPIARFVTLIARVPAKRVQRDGKPVWAPVSDKRQAEESVHSAFVLDMMWPGVQVRQRCQFEGCRGIENAWMTFEQVRIPAGNLVGEIGKGLKYALTILNIGRAISIPAICLGMAKQAWQPTLDRAHSRRTFQKPLAERQTQQMRIGRMAADLFAMESLAHLVWRLADQHQFDIRIEAAIAKIFCSEATIRFLKDAQTLFGGMGYETAESKRLRGEPAFGIEQLVRDAEMYRIGEGATDILRPFVSREGLNPHLERAQPYFEKGTTAGRRMAELLKLARFYIPWYLKLWKKAPLPMRPEFLDMPVLSHLSLVERLSRKLTRAILYAMAMKRESLRDDQGRQNRIEMIGEDLLIIAAATLRARQEERETGRMGVWELVERVTMDAKERITRAIRELISNRDEDMAATGRNALAGRYDRLNHGIVQRRLDDYLPKKNS; from the coding sequence ATGGCGCAACTCTTTAAAGGACTCGAAAAGATCGAGGAAGCCCGCGAGAAGCTGACGGGCCGCAGCTTCATGGCGGGACTCTATGAAGGGCGCCCGGATTTCGAGTTGCTGTTGCCGCCGGATGAGCCGCCGGAGGAGCGGGCCGCGGGCGAAGCCTTCTGTAAGACGATTGAAGTGTTTCTCACCAGTCAGGTCGATCCTGACGAGATCGAGCGGACCGCCAAGATTCCCCCGCATGTGCTCCAAGGGTTGTTCGCGCTCGGCGCCTTCGGGATGAAGATCCCCAAAGAATACGGCGGGCTCGGCTTCTCCTACACGAACTACGGCCGGGTGCTGACCCTGATCGCCGGTTGGAGCAACATCCTGGCCTTGACCGTTGCCGTGCCACAATCCATCGGCATCGCCATGCCGGTGTTGCTGTTCGGCAGCGAGGAGCAGAAGAAGACCTACCTGCCGTTGGTGGCGCGGGAGCAACTCTCCGCGTTCGCGCTGACGGAGCCGGTCACCGGGTCGGATGCGGCGAACATTCAGACCGAGGCGATCCTGAACGAGGCGGGTGACGCCTTCATCGTCAACGGCCAGAAGCTTTGGTGCACCAACGGTCCGATTGCCCGCTTCGTCACCCTGATCGCCAGGGTGCCCGCCAAACGTGTGCAACGGGACGGCAAACCGGTCTGGGCGCCGGTGTCCGACAAGCGCCAGGCGGAGGAGTCCGTCCATTCTGCCTTCGTGCTCGACATGATGTGGCCTGGCGTGCAGGTGCGGCAACGGTGCCAGTTCGAAGGGTGCCGCGGCATCGAAAACGCCTGGATGACGTTCGAGCAGGTGCGCATTCCGGCCGGTAATCTTGTGGGCGAAATCGGAAAAGGCCTGAAGTACGCGCTGACCATTCTCAACATCGGCCGCGCCATCAGCATCCCCGCGATCTGTCTCGGGATGGCGAAGCAGGCCTGGCAGCCGACGTTGGACCGGGCGCACAGCCGGAGGACATTTCAAAAGCCGTTGGCGGAGCGGCAGACCCAACAGATGCGCATCGGCCGCATGGCAGCCGACCTGTTCGCGATGGAGTCGCTCGCCCATCTGGTTTGGCGGCTCGCGGATCAGCACCAGTTCGACATCCGCATCGAAGCCGCGATTGCCAAGATCTTCTGCTCCGAAGCCACGATCCGGTTCTTAAAGGACGCGCAGACCCTGTTCGGCGGCATGGGCTACGAGACGGCCGAGTCCAAACGCCTGCGCGGCGAGCCGGCTTTCGGGATCGAGCAACTGGTGCGCGACGCGGAGATGTACCGGATCGGCGAAGGGGCCACCGACATCCTGCGGCCGTTCGTCTCGCGCGAAGGGCTGAATCCCCATCTCGAACGCGCGCAGCCGTATTTCGAGAAGGGAACGACTGCGGGCCGACGGATGGCGGAGCTGCTCAAGCTTGCGCGGTTCTATATTCCTTGGTACCTCAAGCTGTGGAAAAAAGCGCCGCTACCAATGCGCCCGGAATTCCTGGACATGCCGGTCCTGTCCCATCTCTCCTTGGTCGAACGGCTCAGCCGGAAACTGACCAGGGCCATCCTCTACGCGATGGCGATGAAACGCGAATCCTTGCGGGACGATCAAGGAAGGCAAAACCGAATCGAGATGATCGGAGAAGACCTGCTGATAATTGCGGCTGCGACTCTAAGAGCCAGACAGGAAGAACGGGAGACCGGCCGTATGGGTGTTTGGGAACTGGTCGAGCGGGTGACGATGGACGCGAAGGAACGGATCACCCGCGCCATCCGAGAGCTGATCAGCAACCGCGACGAGGACATGGCCGCGACGGGGCGCAACGCCCTAGCCGGACGGTACGACCGGCTCAATCACGGCATCGTGCAGCGCCGACTCGACGACTACCTGCCCAAAAAGAATTCATAA
- a CDS encoding class I adenylate-forming enzyme family protein, with the protein MSPSTAVDERIARARELSGEPSSLPWQSFAEFYRARVYDPDLIKRTFLTYYDDERQVRRSYTYGEFNALVQRVAAFLHDRLGLVRGDRLATILSNHDITVMVYFAAWTLGLAVVPINAEEAPEKKRYILEHSEASAVLCWEGSFEELKQLQGELPALRHVVALEDATEHGSFTIAEHAGLDGASRHVQSLPPHLLDEALIVYTSGTTGPPKGVVLTAENLLIDADAIGQWHRFGPQDRLMCVLPIHHVNGIVVTLVTPFYCKGTAVLNRKFKTGLFWKRLHEEQVTCVSVVPTLLEFLLEANEDLTPYHLHPFGGFICGAGPLLKDTAARFEDRFGFPIRHGYGLSETTCYSCFLPNDLTPEEHRRWLTAYEFPSIGVPLRHNLMTILDQSGAALPELARGEICIKGGTVCVGYFKRPDANEAAFKWGWFRSGDEGYFVKDEQGRPFFFISGRLKELIIRGGVNISPLEIDEVLKGHPGVKFAMAVPFEHRFYGEEIAAYVVPAEGQSGLTPKMLEEFCRPRLPFWKRPKVILFGQEVPYTSTGKPKRLELKAKLASELARYRDLRFKDVA; encoded by the coding sequence ATGTCCCCCTCGACCGCCGTGGATGAGCGCATCGCGCGGGCGCGCGAACTGTCCGGCGAGCCCTCCTCGCTGCCCTGGCAATCCTTTGCCGAGTTCTATCGGGCTCGGGTCTACGATCCGGACCTGATCAAGCGGACTTTCCTGACCTACTACGACGACGAAAGGCAGGTCCGGCGCAGCTACACCTACGGCGAATTCAACGCGCTCGTGCAGAGGGTGGCGGCCTTTCTCCATGACCGCCTCGGGCTCGTGCGGGGTGACCGGCTTGCGACGATCCTGTCGAATCATGACATTACCGTGATGGTGTACTTTGCCGCCTGGACTTTGGGCCTTGCCGTGGTCCCCATCAACGCTGAGGAGGCGCCGGAGAAAAAACGTTACATCCTGGAACATTCGGAGGCGTCGGCGGTCCTCTGCTGGGAAGGCTCGTTCGAGGAATTGAAGCAGCTTCAGGGCGAATTGCCGGCGCTGCGCCACGTGGTGGCGCTGGAGGACGCGACCGAGCACGGATCGTTCACGATCGCCGAGCATGCGGGGCTGGACGGGGCGAGCCGCCACGTCCAATCATTGCCGCCGCATCTGCTGGACGAGGCGCTGATCGTCTATACCTCCGGCACAACCGGCCCACCGAAAGGAGTTGTGCTCACGGCGGAAAATCTGCTGATCGACGCCGACGCGATCGGCCAGTGGCACCGGTTCGGCCCGCAGGATCGGCTGATGTGCGTGTTGCCGATCCATCACGTGAACGGCATCGTGGTGACGCTCGTGACGCCGTTCTATTGCAAGGGGACCGCGGTGCTGAACCGCAAGTTCAAGACCGGGCTGTTTTGGAAGCGCCTGCACGAGGAGCAGGTCACCTGCGTGAGCGTGGTTCCGACCCTGCTGGAATTTCTGCTGGAGGCGAACGAGGACCTAACGCCCTATCACCTGCATCCGTTCGGCGGGTTCATCTGCGGAGCCGGTCCGCTGCTCAAGGACACGGCGGCCCGGTTCGAAGACCGGTTCGGCTTTCCGATCCGGCACGGATACGGCCTGTCGGAGACCACCTGCTACTCCTGTTTCCTTCCCAACGACCTCACGCCTGAGGAACATCGCCGGTGGCTCACGGCCTATGAGTTCCCGTCGATCGGCGTGCCGCTGCGCCATAACCTCATGACGATTCTCGATCAGTCCGGGGCCGCGTTGCCAGAGCTTGCGCGCGGGGAAATCTGCATCAAGGGCGGCACCGTCTGCGTTGGCTACTTCAAACGGCCCGACGCCAACGAGGCAGCGTTCAAGTGGGGCTGGTTCCGCTCCGGCGACGAAGGGTATTTCGTGAAGGACGAACAGGGGCGCCCGTTCTTTTTCATCTCCGGCCGGCTCAAGGAACTGATCATTCGCGGCGGCGTGAACATTTCGCCGCTCGAGATCGACGAGGTGCTGAAGGGTCATCCGGGGGTCAAGTTCGCCATGGCCGTGCCGTTCGAACATCGCTTCTACGGCGAGGAGATTGCCGCCTATGTCGTGCCGGCGGAGGGGCAATCGGGACTCACGCCCAAGATGCTGGAGGAGTTTTGCCGGCCGCGCCTCCCGTTCTGGAAACGGCCCAAGGTGATTCTGTTCGGGCAGGAGGTGCCTTACACTTCCACCGGCAAGCCCAAGCGACTGGAGTTGAAGGCGAAGCTGGCTTCGGAACTGGCGCGCTATCGGGACCTTCGGTTCAAGGACGTGGCGTAA
- a CDS encoding citrate/2-methylcitrate synthase, producing MTTQATDDETRTIPYRPGLEGVPAGESAICQVDEGDLGLRYRGYAIGDLAEQGTFEDTAYLLLYGELPGKKEAADFAERLRAEWPLPPSAEAFLDLIPPAAHPMDVLRTGISLLGMVDREVEDGSRQANLRKAIRLLAQTPELIAAVYRRTRALPRLHPRADLSLAENLLYLLTGRQGDAQAKAMARVLDISLILYAEHEFNASTFAARVTASTLTDLHASVTSAIGTLKGPLHGGANEAVAAMLLDVGSPARAERWVRTALAEKRRVMGFGHRVLKKGDPRSLIIQREAERLGRLCENQRWYDTAVIIDRIMQKEKHLYPNLDFYTAVAYLLMDIPRELYTPVFVCSRLSGWCAHVIEQQDHNRLIRPRALYTGPAPRTYVPLDRRG from the coding sequence ATGACGACACAAGCGACCGATGACGAGACCAGGACGATTCCCTATCGCCCCGGGCTCGAAGGGGTGCCGGCCGGGGAATCCGCGATCTGCCAAGTGGACGAGGGGGACCTAGGCCTGCGCTATCGCGGGTACGCGATCGGCGACCTGGCAGAGCAGGGGACGTTTGAAGACACGGCCTACCTGTTGCTCTACGGCGAGTTGCCCGGCAAGAAGGAGGCGGCGGACTTCGCCGAACGACTCCGGGCCGAGTGGCCCCTGCCTCCGTCGGCGGAGGCGTTTCTGGACCTCATCCCGCCGGCGGCCCATCCGATGGACGTGCTCCGGACCGGCATCTCCCTGCTGGGCATGGTCGATCGGGAGGTCGAGGACGGGTCGCGCCAGGCGAATCTCCGCAAAGCGATCCGGCTGTTGGCTCAGACGCCGGAACTGATCGCCGCCGTCTATCGACGGACCCGCGCTCTCCCGCGGCTCCATCCGCGCGCGGACCTGTCCCTCGCGGAAAACCTGCTCTACCTGTTGACCGGCCGCCAGGGGGATGCTCAGGCCAAAGCGATGGCCCGAGTCCTCGATATCTCGTTGATCCTCTACGCGGAACATGAGTTCAACGCCTCCACCTTCGCGGCGCGGGTCACGGCCTCGACCCTGACTGATCTCCATGCTTCCGTCACCAGCGCGATCGGCACCCTCAAGGGACCGTTGCATGGAGGGGCCAACGAGGCGGTCGCGGCGATGCTGCTGGACGTGGGCTCTCCAGCCCGGGCCGAACGTTGGGTCAGGACGGCCCTCGCCGAGAAGCGGCGCGTGATGGGGTTCGGGCATCGGGTGCTGAAGAAGGGGGACCCGCGGTCCCTGATCATTCAGCGGGAGGCCGAGCGATTGGGCCGTCTCTGCGAGAACCAGCGCTGGTACGACACGGCCGTGATCATCGACCGGATCATGCAGAAGGAGAAGCACCTCTATCCGAACTTGGATTTCTATACGGCGGTCGCCTATTTGTTGATGGACATTCCACGGGAGCTCTACACGCCCGTGTTCGTCTGTTCCCGCCTGTCCGGCTGGTGTGCCCACGTGATCGAACAGCAGGACCACAACCGTCTGATCCGGCCTCGCGCCCTCTACACGGGGCCGGCCCCGAGGACCTATGTCCCCCTCGACCGCCGTGGATGA
- the prpB gene encoding methylisocitrate lyase produces MTERQDSPGSRLRRLLDRQMVTLPGAFNALTAIQIERAGFEALYISGAGLSAARGLPDLGLLSLTEVVSDAATISRAVTIPALMDADTGFGSALNVMRTVEQCEAAGLAGMQLEDQELPKRCGHLPGKVLVSTSEMADKLRAACLARRDPDFLIVARTDARAVEGMEGAVKRALAYIEAGADALFPEALESAEEFRFFAERMAKEGVKVPLVANMTEFGKTPYLSAGEFEALGYRLVLFPVSALRVAAKAVEEFLHDLKRVGSQKDRLSQMQTRRELYDLLRYEDYERQSRLLEKHHEERHDDTSDR; encoded by the coding sequence GTGACGGAGCGTCAAGACAGCCCAGGTAGCCGCCTGCGCCGATTGTTGGATCGGCAGATGGTCACGCTGCCCGGCGCCTTCAACGCGCTCACGGCCATCCAGATCGAACGAGCCGGCTTTGAGGCCCTCTATATCTCGGGCGCCGGCCTGTCAGCGGCCCGCGGGCTGCCGGATCTCGGGCTGCTGTCGTTGACTGAGGTGGTGTCAGACGCGGCCACGATCAGCCGCGCCGTCACGATCCCGGCTCTGATGGACGCGGATACGGGTTTTGGCTCGGCCCTGAACGTGATGAGAACCGTGGAGCAATGCGAGGCCGCCGGGCTGGCCGGTATGCAATTGGAGGATCAGGAGTTGCCCAAACGTTGCGGGCATCTGCCGGGCAAGGTTTTGGTCTCGACGAGCGAGATGGCCGACAAGCTGCGGGCGGCCTGCCTGGCGCGGAGGGACCCGGACTTCCTGATCGTCGCCCGCACCGACGCGCGGGCGGTTGAGGGGATGGAAGGTGCGGTCAAGCGGGCCTTGGCCTATATCGAAGCAGGGGCCGATGCCCTTTTTCCCGAAGCGCTCGAGTCGGCGGAAGAGTTCCGGTTCTTCGCCGAACGGATGGCGAAGGAAGGCGTCAAGGTGCCGCTGGTCGCGAACATGACCGAATTCGGCAAGACACCCTATCTCAGCGCGGGCGAGTTCGAGGCCCTGGGGTACCGGCTCGTGCTGTTTCCGGTCAGTGCACTCCGCGTCGCCGCCAAGGCGGTCGAGGAATTCCTCCATGACCTGAAGCGGGTCGGCTCGCAGAAGGACCGGCTGTCGCAGATGCAGACGCGCCGGGAACTCTACGACCTGCTGCGTTACGAGGACTATGAACGACAATCCCGTCTCTTGGAGAAGCACCATGAGGAGCGCCATGACGACACAAGCGACCGATGA
- a CDS encoding MmgE/PrpD family protein — translation MLADRLARYSRLLCYEDLPGEVVHEVKRRIADSLGCAFGAWNAPPCRIARDLARSVADAHGATLWGTKHKAPPDLAAFANGALVRYLDFNDTYLSKEPAHPSDNIAAILAAGEAVGASGQRVIQAIALAYEVQCRLCDAAALRPRGWDHVTYGPISSALAVAKVLKFTEGQTRQAVNLAGVANIALRQTRVGDLSMWKACAFSNAARNGLFAALLARRGMTGPSPIFEGEKGFMKLVSGPFELAPLAGEKGLERAGLFKILDTYIKHYPVEYHAQTAVEAALTLREELLKSEGSEALTKIAAVTIDSYDVAIEIIGRDPEKWRPQTRETADHSFPYCVAVALLDGTVTLRSFEPRRLNDPALLELIQKVRVSPRQDFVGLYPEAMPTRLTVRTASDRDYEAQVDHPLGHPKNPMTDRQVEEKFLSLVKGKLDKNQARSLLDLIWNLERVKDIGILSRHMSMKGAA, via the coding sequence ATGCTTGCAGACCGTCTTGCGCGATACAGCCGGTTGCTCTGTTACGAGGATCTGCCGGGCGAGGTCGTCCATGAGGTGAAACGGCGGATCGCCGACAGTCTTGGCTGCGCGTTCGGGGCCTGGAACGCCCCGCCTTGCCGCATCGCGCGCGATCTGGCGCGGTCGGTTGCGGATGCCCACGGCGCCACGCTCTGGGGCACGAAACACAAGGCGCCGCCGGACCTTGCCGCCTTCGCCAACGGGGCGCTGGTCCGCTACCTTGACTTCAACGATACCTATCTGTCCAAAGAGCCGGCCCATCCCTCCGACAACATTGCAGCGATTCTGGCGGCGGGCGAAGCCGTCGGGGCCTCCGGCCAGCGGGTCATCCAGGCCATCGCGTTGGCCTACGAGGTCCAATGCCGGCTCTGCGATGCCGCGGCTCTGCGGCCCCGGGGTTGGGACCATGTCACCTACGGGCCGATCTCCTCGGCCCTGGCGGTGGCCAAGGTGCTGAAGTTCACGGAAGGGCAGACGCGACAGGCGGTCAATCTGGCGGGGGTCGCCAACATCGCGCTGCGCCAGACCAGAGTGGGCGATCTGTCCATGTGGAAGGCCTGCGCCTTTTCCAACGCCGCTCGGAACGGGCTGTTCGCGGCGCTGCTCGCCCGGCGTGGCATGACAGGCCCTTCGCCGATCTTCGAGGGCGAGAAAGGGTTCATGAAGCTCGTCTCGGGCCCATTCGAGCTGGCGCCGCTGGCCGGCGAAAAAGGCCTTGAACGAGCCGGCTTATTCAAGATCCTGGACACCTACATCAAACACTACCCGGTCGAATACCACGCCCAGACGGCGGTCGAGGCGGCGCTCACGTTGCGGGAAGAATTGTTGAAAAGCGAAGGATCGGAAGCGCTGACAAAGATCGCGGCGGTGACGATCGACAGTTACGACGTGGCGATCGAGATTATCGGGCGCGACCCGGAGAAATGGCGTCCGCAAACGAGGGAAACGGCCGACCATAGTTTCCCCTACTGCGTCGCGGTGGCCTTGCTGGACGGCACCGTCACGCTCCGTTCGTTCGAACCCCGCCGGCTCAACGATCCGGCTCTGCTGGAGCTGATACAGAAGGTGCGCGTCTCCCCACGACAGGATTTCGTCGGGCTCTATCCGGAAGCCATGCCGACCAGGCTGACGGTCCGTACGGCGTCCGACCGTGACTATGAGGCGCAGGTGGACCATCCGCTGGGCCATCCGAAGAACCCCATGACCGACCGGCAGGTCGAGGAGAAATTCCTTAGCTTGGTGAAGGGCAAACTGGATAAAAACCAAGCCCGCAGCCTCTTGGATCTCATCTGGAATCTCGAACGCGTGAAGGACATCGGCATTCTTTCGCGCCACATGAGCATGAAAGGAGCGGCCTGA